TGGGCGCTGTTGTATGGCGTGGTGCTGACTAACGCGCGTGCGATTGGTGAATTTGGTGCGGTGTCGGTGGTTTCAGGTTCGATACGTGGTGAAACTTATACGCTGCCGCTACAGGTTGAATTGCTGCATCAGGATTACAACACCGCCGGGGCGTTTACCGCCGCTGCGCTGTTGACGCTGATGGCGATTGTAACGTTGTTCTTGAAAAATATGCTGCAATGGCGCTTGAACCGACAGGTGGTTCACGCTGCGCGGGAGGACGTGAAATGAGCATTGAGATTAAACAGGTCAACAAATACTTTGGCCGTACCAAAGTCCTGAACGACATTTCTCTGACCATTCCGTCTGGCCAGATGGTGGCGCTGCTTGGCCCATCGGGGTCGGGTAAAACCACGCTGCTGCGAATTATTGCCGGCTTAGAAGGGCAGAGCGGCGGACAGCTCAGCTTTAACGGTAATGACGTAAGCCGTCTGCATGCGCGCGATCGCCGTGTGGGTTTTGTCTTCCAGCATTACGCCCTGTTTCGTCATATGAGCGTGTTTGATAACGTAGCCTTTGGCTTAACGGTGCTGCCGCGCCGCGAGCGTCCGTCAACGGCGGCGATTAAACAGAAAGTGGAACAGTTGCTGGAAATGGTTCAGCTTGCCCATCTGGCCGATCGTTTTCCTTCCCAGCTCTCCGGTGGACAAAAGCAGCGCGTTGCTCTGGCGCGCGCGTTAGCCGTTGAGCCTGAAATTTTGCTGTTGGATGAACCGTTTGGCGCACTGGATGCACAGGTGCGTAAAGAGCTGCGCCGCTGGTTACGTCAGTTACATGAAGAGCTGAAATTCACCAGCGTGTTTGTGACTCACGATCAGGAAGAAGCCATGGAAGTGGCGGATCAGATCGTGGTGATGAGCCAAGGGAATATTGAGCAAATTGGCTCGCCTGACGACGTGTGGCGTGAACCTGCCAGCCGATTTGTGCTGGAGTTTTTAGGCGAAGTGAATAAAGTCGATGGCGAAATTCGTGGTTCGCAGATTTACATCGGTGAACATCATTGGCCTTTGGCCTTTTCGCCGTTGCATCAAGGCAAAGTCGATATGTTCCTGCGCCCGTGGGAAATGGAAGTCAGCTTGCAGGCTAATGCACGTTGTCCGTTACCCGTTCAGGTCTTGGAAGTGAGTCCACGCGGACACTATTGGCAGCTTACCGTGCAGCCGCAGGGCTGGCATCCTGAACCTATCAGCGTGGTGATGCTGGAAGGCAATGGTACACAGGCGCCCAAACGCGGTGGTCGATATTTTGTGGGTGGGCTGAATGCGCGCTTGTATGCGGGCGATACGCCCTTGCAACCGGTAGCGCTGGCTAAAAGTGCTTAGACCCTTTGGCCTCTCCCCGTCCTTTTCTTCGAAGGGCGGGGATTTAGATTATGCCCCTTCAACATCTCTGCTTTTGCATTACACTAAACTTCTCATCTTTTTGGCTAAATAGGTAACCGCCCGTGAGTTCTCTGGAATCTTGTATTGGAAACACGCCTTTAGTGCAGCTGCAGCGGATGGCTGCGGGCACGGGGAGTGAGGTCTGGGTCAAACTGGAAGGTAATAATCCGGCTGGCTCGGTGAAGGATCGCGCGGCGCTGTCAATGATTCAACAGGCTGAACTGCGCGGCGAGATTAAACCGGGCGATACCCTGATTGAGGCAACCAGCGGTAATACCGGTATTGCGTTAGCGATGATTGCAGCGCTGAAAGGCTATCGGATGAAACTGCTGATGCCGGAGAATATGAGCCAAGAGCGACAGGCGTCGATGCGTGCATACGGTGCCGAGCTGATTTTAGTTAGCCGTGAACAGGGCATTGAGGGCGCTCGCGATCTGGCCCAGCAAATGGCCGATCGCGGTGAAGGTATGATCCTCGATCAGTTTAATAATGCGGATAACCCGCTGGCGCATTTTACCACCACCGGGCCTGAGATTTGGCAGCAGATGCAGGGTAAGGTGACGCATTTCGTGTCGAGTATGGGCACTACGGGCACAATTACCGGCGTTGGCCATTTCTTAAAGCAGCAGAGCGATACGGTGAAAATCGTCGGTCTACAGCCTTCTGAAGGCTCAAGCATTCCGGGGATCCGCCGTTGGCCGCAGGAATATCTGCCGGGAATTTATCGCCCAGAACTGGTGGATGAGGTGATGGATATGTCACAGCAGCTGGCGGAAGAAACCATGAAACGCTTGGCGCGCGAAGAAGGGCTGTTTTGCGGCGTGAGTTCGGGTGGTGCTGTCGCTGGAGCGCTGCGTGTAGCGCAGGAAAATCCGGGGAGCAAAGTGGTAGCGATTATTTGTGACCGAGGCGACCGCTATTTATCGACAGGCGTGTTTGGCTAATGGATGTGACCGTCTGGATGGAGTTACAAACAAATCAAATTCAGGGCAGTTGAGATGCCCTGATGAGGATTCCAGCGGCTTCTATATCAGATTTTATAGAGGGTTATTGGTTGCAAACCGACGGAACCGCTTTGTATGTGTATACCAATTTTTCGCTTACGTAATAGTTGTAAATGACGCCTTCAGGAAATAAATCTCTAAACATCGTCACTTGAGCATTGTTAGAGCAGTAACGATTTACAATGCTTTTCTGCATATTGTTTTTCCATTGATCGCCTTCAATCACGTTGGCTGGAATCCCTTTTATGACGTATTTATAGCTGAATGTATTTCCATCTAATGAAACATCAGACATTAAAGTCGCTTCGTCAATCAAGAGCGGCAGTTTTTTCTTCATTTCCGTAACAACAATCTCTCTCAGATTGCTGGAGTCGTTGTCTGGTAATTTATTGAATTGTTCAATTTTTTCTGGCGTAGACCGTTCTTCTATTTCTTTTAGGGCATTATCAACATCATCAGTTGCTTGCCCTTTCTCAGCGTTTGGTTGAGTTGCCGCACTATGCTCATTGGATTGTTTGACAGCGAGATCGGCCTTTTCTTTTGACGAGTCATCACACCCTCCAATGAAAAGAACGGCTGGAACGAGCATAGCGAGCATTGCCTTTTTCATCATCTTTAGTATTCCATCACTACGTTTTTGCTACTGTATACAAACCGTTAGACATAAAAAATCCATGCCATAGGGAAGGTACGCCTGAAAAGAGGAGCAGCGCGGTTTAAGCAATTGGACTACATATTTGCTGCTTGTTCGGTTGATCCCTGTTCTGTAAGAGCGATTTCAAGCAAGAAAGTTCCAAAAAAAAACGGAGCCTAAGGCTCCGTTTTTTCATGCTAAATCACATTATTTTTTAATGCGAATAACAGGGGTTTCGCCAACAACAACGGTACCAGAAAGCTTAGTCAGCTCTTTGATTTCGTCCATGTTAGAGATAACAACCGGAGTCAGGGTAGACTTGGCTTTTTCTTCCAGCAGCGCCAGATCGAACTCGATCACAACGTCGCCTTTCTTAACACGCTGGCCTTCTTCAGCGATGCGTTTGAAGCCTTCGCCTTTCAGTTCAACGGTGTCGATACCAAAGTGAACAAACAGCTCAATGCCGCTATCTGACTCGATTGAGAATGCATGGTTTGTTTCAAAGATTTTGCCAATGGTTCCATCAACGGGAGCAACCATTTTGTTGCCTGTTGGTTTGATAGCGATGCCATCACCAACGATCTTCTCTGCAAATACAACGTCCGGCACATCTTCAATGTTGACAATTTCACCAGACAACGGAGCAAAAATCTCAATGCTGCTCGTGTCTTTCTTGTCGTCTGAAACCAGAGATTTCAGTTTATCAAACAAACCCATGATCTTCTCCTAAGCAAGTAATGTTGGGCGGCGCCCAGCGCATGAATTAGCAGATGGTTTTTTCTTCAATGAACTTGTTAACCACGTTCATTAAATCTTCTGCTGTTGGCTGGTTCAGAGCTTCATCTGCCAGTGCCTTCACATCTTCAAAATTCGAATTACGAATGATTTTTTTGATGCGAGGGATAGAGATAGAACTCATGCTGAACTCATCCAGCCCCATGCCCAAAAGAAGCAGTGTAGCACGTTCATCACCAGCAAGCTCGCCGCACATACCGGTCCACTTACCTTCCGCGTGAGACGCGTCGATGACCTGTTTGATTAGGGTCAACACTGATGGAGCCATAGGGTTGTAGAGATGAGAAATCAGCTCGTTTCCGCGATCTACTGCTAGAGTATACTGGGTTAAGTCATTTGTCCCAATACTAAAGAAGTCAACTTCCTTCGCTAAGTGACGTGCGATGGTGGCAGCTGCTGGAGTTTCAACCATAACGCCGACTTCAATGGTTTCGTCGAAGGCTTTGCCTTCTTCGCGCAGCTGGGTTTTCAGCATTTCTAACTCTGCTTTCAGCTCACGTACTTCTTCAACGGAAATAACCATTGGGAACATGATGCGCAGTTTGCCGAATGCAGAAGCACGCAGGATAGCGCGCAGCTGAGCATGCAGGATCTCTTTACGATCTAAACAGATACGAATTGCACGCCAGCCCAAGAATGGGTTTTCTTCTTTTGGCAGGTCCATATACGGCAGATCTTTGTCGCCGCCGATGTCCATCGTACGCACGATGACCGCCTGAGAACCCATACCTTCAGCTACGGCTTTATAAGCCTGGAACTGTTCTTCTTCTGTTGGGAACGCATCGCGGTCCATGAACAGGAATTCAGTACGGTATAAACCAACGCCTTCAGCGCCGTTACGCTCAGCACCGGCGATATCGCGCACGGTACCGATGTTGGCACAGACTTCAACCTGATGTCCGTCCAGCGTGATGGCTGGCAGATCTTTCAGTTTCACCAGTTCGTTCTTTTCAGACACATACTGGTTCTGTACCGCTTTCAATTCTTCAACGATTTCTGCCGTCGGGTTGACGTAGATTTTGTTGTTAACGGCGTCAAGGATCAGGAAATCGCCGTTTTTGACTTGTTTGGTCACGTCAGAAGTGCCCACAATCGCTGGCAGTTCCAGAGAACGCGCCATGATAGAGGTGTGGGAAGTACGGCCGCCCAGATCGGTGATGAAGCCGAGAACCTTGTTCAGGTTCAGCTGTGCGGTTTCTGACGGAGTCAGGTCGGTGGCAACCAGAATAACTTCGTCCTGGATTGCGCTTAAATCAACGATAGTCATGCCAAGGATGTTCATCAGCAGACGTTTACCGATATCACGTACGTCAGCCGCACGCTCTTTCAGATATTCGTCGTCTAGCTCTTCCAGAGCCTTCGCTTGACCTTCGACAACTTCGTGAGCCGCAGCGTCTGCGGTCATTTTGCTGTCTTTAATGAGGGCTATGATTTCCTGCTCAAGCTCTTCGTCTTCCAATAACATGATGTGGCCTTCGAAGATGGCGGCTTTCTCTTCGCCAAAGGTCTCGCTTGCTTTTACTCTGATGGCTTCAAGCTGTACAGATGCTTTATCACGACCAGATTTAAAACGAGCGATCTCCTGCTCTACTTCTTCAGCAGCGATTTTTTTCCGGTTGATGATAATCTCATCTTCTTTCAGTAAGAGTGCCTTACCAAAAGCAATGCCCGGCGATACTAAGATACCTGAAATCATAACCCTACCTTACTGTTGACTGGTTAAACTAAACGGATTGGACCTGAGGATTACTCAAGTTCTGCCATCAGTTTTACCAAATGTTCAACGGCTTTCTGCTCATCTTCACCTTCAGCGGCGATAGTCACTACGGTGCCTTGGGTCAGACCCAGAGTCTGCAGTTTAAACAGGCTCTTAGCGCTTGCGCTTTTACCGTTAGAGGTCACAGTGATGTCAGAAGTGAAGCCTTTTGCTTCTTTAACGAACTGAGCAGCAGGGCGGGTGTGCAGACCATTCGGAGCGGTAATCGTAACTTCTTGCTGGAACATAGGTTTCCCCAACTATTTTTGAATTAATGTTGTGGGGCTAAAGTTTAGCTTAAATGCTGAACTTCAGCCTGTTTTCAGTTAGCGCCTAACTCGTGGAGCAGTAGCAGTTTGAGCGTTATGGGAAATGTGTTCAAGATAGAAACTATCGTGAATACGTTCGCCAATAACTTCCGTATTATGCCGCTATCGTGATGCTCAGGACAAATCAGTAAATCGATTCAGCTGACTTGACGCAACACTCCGCTTTATTTCGCGCTTCAAAATAATTGCTTGGTTAAATACTAGACCCGGGCAGGAAAAGCAAGTTTGGGCAGGTAAAAACTTTGAACTGCGCCACAAAAAAGCACCCAATCGGGTGCTTTTTTAGCATGATTAGAACATTAGCATCACTGCTGCAATTCTTGTTCAGTGAACAGATCTGCGAACAATGCCGTGCTTAAATAGCGTTCACCCGAGGAAGGCAGAATAACCACAATTGTTTTGTCAGTAAAGTCTGGATCGTTAGCAAGTTTTTCTGCTGCAACAACTGCCGCACCGGAAGAAATCCCAGCCAAGATGCCTTCTTCTTCCATCAGACGACGAGCCATCGCAATGGCTTCGTCGTTGCCAACCAGCGCCACGCGGTCAACCAGATTTAAATCGAGGTTTTCAGGAATGAAGCCAGCGCCGATGCCTTGAATTTTATGTGGGCCCGGCTTGATTTCTTCGCCCGCCAGCGCCTGAGTGATAACCGGCGAGCTTTCCGGTTCAACGGCAACGGTGATGATTTTTTTGCCTTGGGTATTTTTCAGATAACGGCTGGTGCCGGTTAAGGTACCGCCGGTGCCGACGCCGGAAATCAGCACATCGACTTGACCATCGGTATCTTCCCAAATCTCTGGGCCGGTGGTTTTTTCATGGATTTCTGGGTTAGCAGGGTTGCTAAACTGCTGGAGCAGAACGAAGCGTTTTGGATCGCTTGCCACAATTTCTTCGGCTTTGGCAATCGCGCCCTTCATGCCTTTGGCGCCTTCGGTCAGAACCAGATTAGCGCCTAAGGCTTTGAGCAGTTTGCGACGTTCAAGGCTCATGGTTTCTGGCATAGTGAGCGTTAACTTATAACCGCGTGCGGCGGCCACAAAGGCCAATGCAATGCCGGTGTTACCACTGGTAGGTTCAACCAACTCAATGCCCGGTTTTAAAATGCCACGTTTTTCAGCATCCCAGATCATATTGGCGCCGATGCGGTCTTTGACGCTAAAACTTGGGTTACGAGATTCCACTTTCGCCAAAATACGACCATTGCCGATACGATTCAGACGAACAAGCGGTGAATGACCGATTGTCAGGGAGTTGTCTTCAAAAATCTTGCTCATAGCACGTCCTTTAACTCTATGAAATACAGGGAACATTAATTGAGCATACGCGAATACAACCCGTTGGGAAGTAAAGAAATCATATATGCTTATTTCAATATGCGATTAGGTTTCACGAAGTTGAACTTCAGCTGAGGCAAGAAACAAGCAGAGCAGCCGGAGCTGCTCTTGGGGGGAGTGTGGCGGTGGTTACGGCTGGATGCGTGAATACTCCGCGCGGTAACGATCAACCCACATGGCGGTCGCGCCACAGACGGCAACCGGCATGATCACTAGGTTTAAAACAGGGATCATGGTAAACAGGCTGGTCAATGCGCCAAACTGTAGGTTATCGACTTTATTGCGGCGCAGAGCGTCGCGCATGTCTGGGAAGCTCACCTTGTGGTTATCAAACGGGTAATCGCAGTACTGAATAGACATCATCCATGCGCTGAACAGAAACCACAGCACAGGCGCAACGGTTTGACCTACGCCCGGAATAAAATACAAAATCAGCAAGACGATAGCGCGTGGCAGATAGTAAGCCAGCTTTTTCCATTCACGCGCCATAATTCTCGGTACGTCTTTTACCACGCTCCAAATGCTGGTATCCGGCAGCGGTTTACCGGTTAATACGCCTTCTAACTGTTCAGCCAGTAGGCCGTTAAACGGCGCGGCTATCCAGTTAGCAATGGTGCTGAATAAATAACTGAACACCAAAACGATCGAGATAACGGCCAGCGGCCAGAGTAAATAACTGAGCCACTGTAGCCAGTCAGGGACGTAACTCATCAAACTTGGGATCCAAGCGCCTAGCTGATGGAACAGCCACCAGAACGCTAAGCCCATCAAAACGATGTTCACCAACAATGGCATAACGACATAACGCTTAATTCCCGGCAGACGAACTAAACGCCAGCCTTCAGAAAAGTAGTGAACGCCATTGGTTTTTGCAGGGATATTTCTTTCATTTGACCCGATAGGGGTGTTTTTCATAACTGCTCTTTTAGCTGTGTTAGTTATAATAAAAAAAATCTCAGCTATCATAACTATGAGTTAATTCGCTTTCCAGTTCAGAATCGACCGAAAAATCAGCAAAAAAGTGCGAAAAATCATCTTTCTTAAGGTAAATTTCAGTCCAGACTTGCACTTGTACCAACAGCCAAATAGAGTTATGCGTTAAGGGTTTGCCATTACGGCAATAGTATTAAAACAACAGA
This is a stretch of genomic DNA from Hafnia alvei. It encodes these proteins:
- the cysA gene encoding sulfate/thiosulfate ABC transporter ATP-binding protein CysA; this encodes MSIEIKQVNKYFGRTKVLNDISLTIPSGQMVALLGPSGSGKTTLLRIIAGLEGQSGGQLSFNGNDVSRLHARDRRVGFVFQHYALFRHMSVFDNVAFGLTVLPRRERPSTAAIKQKVEQLLEMVQLAHLADRFPSQLSGGQKQRVALARALAVEPEILLLDEPFGALDAQVRKELRRWLRQLHEELKFTSVFVTHDQEEAMEVADQIVVMSQGNIEQIGSPDDVWREPASRFVLEFLGEVNKVDGEIRGSQIYIGEHHWPLAFSPLHQGKVDMFLRPWEMEVSLQANARCPLPVQVLEVSPRGHYWQLTVQPQGWHPEPISVVMLEGNGTQAPKRGGRYFVGGLNARLYAGDTPLQPVALAKSA
- the cysM gene encoding cysteine synthase CysM, whose amino-acid sequence is MSSLESCIGNTPLVQLQRMAAGTGSEVWVKLEGNNPAGSVKDRAALSMIQQAELRGEIKPGDTLIEATSGNTGIALAMIAALKGYRMKLLMPENMSQERQASMRAYGAELILVSREQGIEGARDLAQQMADRGEGMILDQFNNADNPLAHFTTTGPEIWQQMQGKVTHFVSSMGTTGTITGVGHFLKQQSDTVKIVGLQPSEGSSIPGIRRWPQEYLPGIYRPELVDEVMDMSQQLAEETMKRLAREEGLFCGVSSGGAVAGALRVAQENPGSKVVAIICDRGDRYLSTGVFG
- a CDS encoding protein K; its protein translation is MMKKAMLAMLVPAVLFIGGCDDSSKEKADLAVKQSNEHSAATQPNAEKGQATDDVDNALKEIEERSTPEKIEQFNKLPDNDSSNLREIVVTEMKKKLPLLIDEATLMSDVSLDGNTFSYKYVIKGIPANVIEGDQWKNNMQKSIVNRYCSNNAQVTMFRDLFPEGVIYNYYVSEKLVYTYKAVPSVCNQ
- the crr gene encoding PTS glucose transporter subunit IIA, with product MGLFDKLKSLVSDDKKDTSSIEIFAPLSGEIVNIEDVPDVVFAEKIVGDGIAIKPTGNKMVAPVDGTIGKIFETNHAFSIESDSGIELFVHFGIDTVELKGEGFKRIAEEGQRVKKGDVVIEFDLALLEEKAKSTLTPVVISNMDEIKELTKLSGTVVVGETPVIRIKK
- the ptsI gene encoding phosphoenolpyruvate-protein phosphotransferase PtsI: MISGILVSPGIAFGKALLLKEDEIIINRKKIAAEEVEQEIARFKSGRDKASVQLEAIRVKASETFGEEKAAIFEGHIMLLEDEELEQEIIALIKDSKMTADAAAHEVVEGQAKALEELDDEYLKERAADVRDIGKRLLMNILGMTIVDLSAIQDEVILVATDLTPSETAQLNLNKVLGFITDLGGRTSHTSIMARSLELPAIVGTSDVTKQVKNGDFLILDAVNNKIYVNPTAEIVEELKAVQNQYVSEKNELVKLKDLPAITLDGHQVEVCANIGTVRDIAGAERNGAEGVGLYRTEFLFMDRDAFPTEEEQFQAYKAVAEGMGSQAVIVRTMDIGGDKDLPYMDLPKEENPFLGWRAIRICLDRKEILHAQLRAILRASAFGKLRIMFPMVISVEEVRELKAELEMLKTQLREEGKAFDETIEVGVMVETPAAATIARHLAKEVDFFSIGTNDLTQYTLAVDRGNELISHLYNPMAPSVLTLIKQVIDASHAEGKWTGMCGELAGDERATLLLLGMGLDEFSMSSISIPRIKKIIRNSNFEDVKALADEALNQPTAEDLMNVVNKFIEEKTIC
- the ptsH gene encoding phosphocarrier protein Hpr — translated: MFQQEVTITAPNGLHTRPAAQFVKEAKGFTSDITVTSNGKSASAKSLFKLQTLGLTQGTVVTIAAEGEDEQKAVEHLVKLMAELE
- the cysK gene encoding cysteine synthase A, which produces MSKIFEDNSLTIGHSPLVRLNRIGNGRILAKVESRNPSFSVKDRIGANMIWDAEKRGILKPGIELVEPTSGNTGIALAFVAAARGYKLTLTMPETMSLERRKLLKALGANLVLTEGAKGMKGAIAKAEEIVASDPKRFVLLQQFSNPANPEIHEKTTGPEIWEDTDGQVDVLISGVGTGGTLTGTSRYLKNTQGKKIITVAVEPESSPVITQALAGEEIKPGPHKIQGIGAGFIPENLDLNLVDRVALVGNDEAIAMARRLMEEEGILAGISSGAAVVAAEKLANDPDFTDKTIVVILPSSGERYLSTALFADLFTEQELQQ
- the cysZ gene encoding sulfate transporter CysZ; protein product: MKNTPIGSNERNIPAKTNGVHYFSEGWRLVRLPGIKRYVVMPLLVNIVLMGLAFWWLFHQLGAWIPSLMSYVPDWLQWLSYLLWPLAVISIVLVFSYLFSTIANWIAAPFNGLLAEQLEGVLTGKPLPDTSIWSVVKDVPRIMAREWKKLAYYLPRAIVLLILYFIPGVGQTVAPVLWFLFSAWMMSIQYCDYPFDNHKVSFPDMRDALRRNKVDNLQFGALTSLFTMIPVLNLVIMPVAVCGATAMWVDRYRAEYSRIQP